ACGGTGTCACTAAGCAAGACCAGGCCCTCGCCGGTGAGATTCTCGATGCAGGCCGTGCACTCGTGATCGTGGTTAACAAGTGGGACCTCATTATCGACCGCTGGACGCATGATCCGATTGAAGGCTTCAAGAACTTAAAGCACTTTTTGAAAAGCTACGAAGAGTCACTCCGCAAAGAGATGTTCTTCCTGCCCAATCCGCCGGTACTGTTTGTATCCGCGGCCACCGGTTTTGAAATCGAGTCTATGCTCAACGCGGCCGCGTCGATTCAGGCTACGCTGGATATGAAATTGTCCACCGGGAAGCTCAACAGTGTGATTCAAGACCTCTTCGAAGCACGTGCGCCCAAGATCGTGGGCACCAAACGCTTCAAGGTCTTTTACGCTGTGCAGACAGGTTCACGTCCCTTACGGATACGCTTCTTCTGCAATCGCATCGAGCGACTTGATCCGAGTTATCGCCGCTATTTGGAAAAGGCCATCATTCACGAATTCCGTCTGGATGGTTGCCCCGTGCGCTTTGATCTCGTCGGGAAGGAACGCCGCTATGAAGAGGGCGAGGGCGAACACGCGCACCGTCACAACGACACCTTGCAAAATAAGGCGCGTCTCAAGAAGATGGGGCCCGATGCCGCCAAGCTCGACACCAAGCACCCTGAGCGTCGTAAACGAATCACCCAAGTCAAAGCCGCCCACAACGCTAACAGTAGTAAGCGCGGTAAAAAACGCTAGAGCACGCTGGGGGGCGTCTTGTGGGGATTTATTAGGCAGAATCATTTGGGGCAGAATGATTTTCTCCATGAGCGCTTGTGATTTAGATGTATTGTGTCGCTGGTGGACGCGGCGCTGCCCGACTTGCACATGCTCCCACACCACAGCTCTCGTCGGAGCTTCACCTTGATGTGTTCAAGTGGCCTCGGTTCTCTGAACCGGGGAGGGGACGTCTTGATCTGTTGCTTTAGGTCGATGAATTACAGCATAGCTGGAGACCGCTTATCCTTTCTCATCAGGCCACTTTTCGCTAAAGCTCGTGCGGTCAAAATTAACCGATATTTTCGCGGGAGAATTGAATCAATGCCATTACGTTGGTGACATTTTGCTGCCTTCACTTCCTTTTAATTTTTGACTCTCCTTTTGCTTGCATTCCTGGGAATCCGTCACAAATTTCGAACTTTAGATTTTTAATGGCAGGCCGAAGTAGCTCAGCTGGTAGAGCAACTCATTCGTAATGAGTAGGTCGTCGGTTCAAATCCGATCTTCGGCTCCATTTATGATAAAAGTCTTTGGTGATCGTCGGATCTTTGTGGGCCGGAGACTGTTTTTAATGATATTTGAGGCTCGGGGGGATCATGCTGCTAGGTTGGGTGGTTTTGTTGCGGCGTCTGTATTGGTGTATTGGAATTGCACTTGGGGCATTTCTCGGCCTGACTGGGGTGCCATTTGTGAAATGTTAATGTTGGAGAGGATCGAGTATGCCCAAACTGATGATTGAACGTTCTGTTGTGATTGAGGCTCCGGTGGAGCTGGTTTATGCGCTGGTATGCGATTTTCAACGATGGCCGGAGTGGTCGCCTTGGTTGAGTGCGGAGAAGGACGCTGCATTGTCTTTTGGCGATGATGGAAAATCGTATGCCTGGGATGGCGCGATTGTGGGGCGCGGTGAGATGCGAATACAGAATGCGCAAGTGAATGAATCTTTGCAGATGCAGTTGTCTCTCTTGAAGCCTTGGAAGTCGCAGTCGGCAGTCAGTTTTCGTTTTTCAGAGGAGAATGGCGGCACGCGTGTGGTCTGGCGGATGGAGGGCTCCTTGCCGTTTTTCCTGTTTTTTATGAGGCCGATGATGGAGACTTTGATTGGTATGGATTACGAGCGGGGGCTTGCGATGCTCAAAGACCTCGCGGAGCTCGGTGCGGTGCCGAGCACGATTGAGTTGCTTCCTGGGCAGACGCGAGAAAGCTGTCGCTATGTGGGGCTGGTGCGGACCTGCTCTTTGGCCGAGATGCCGGATTGTATGAAAACTGATTTCGGGCGCTTACAGGCTTTCTTTGAGGCGAATCAGCTGAGTTTGAGTGGAGGTGCTTTTTCGATCTATTCGAAATGGGATCTTTCCAAGGCAGAGGTGGAGTATTCTGCATGTTTTCCGGTGGCTTCCAAACCGGATGCTTTGCCAGCTGAGTTTGTTTACCGTGAGATGCCGCAGGTGGATGCCTATGTGGTGGAACATACGGGTGCGTATCGAAACCTTGGTAATGCGTGGTCGGCGGGCATGTTGCGCGGACGCCAGAAGGTGTTTAAGCAGAGTAAGAAAGTCTTCCCCTTCGAAGTGTATGTGACCGAAATCGACTCTGTGCCGGAGTCGGAGATCGTGACCCGGGTGTATTTCCCACTTGCTTGAATCCGGGGCTCTTAGTTGGCGGGCTGTAGTGAACTGGCGGGGATGTCGCGGCTCCAGAGCTCGTTGCCTTCCATGCTCATGACTCGAATGGTGAGAACGCGTTCTTCTTCAGGGCCGCTGAATTCGATCAGTGCAAAGTGGCGCTCAAAGGTGCTGCTACCGGGCTGGCGGAAGAAGTTGAGTTCGTCGGCGTTGTCACCTGGGCGAGCGGTAAGGGGGCCGACGGTTAAGTCGTAGAGGTTGTAGCTGTTGGCGTGTACTAAGCGGGTGAGTTCTCCGTAACTTTTGCCACCGCTGATGAAGAATAGGCCGGCAATGCGTTCTTCGCGCAGCATTTGTAAGAATTCGGTGTGCTCGCTCTCTGCGTAACTGAGGTTGCTGCGAGAGTCGGCGGGATTTAAAATTGGAGCGCCCGCGATGATGACTTTGAAGGTGGCAGTGCTCTGGATGAGTGCTTGGCGTAGCCAGGTAATTTGTTGTTGGCCGAGGATTTGGATACGGGTGGATGCATCGGGTGTATCGTTGCGGTAGCTGCGCACGTCGAGCATGAAGAAATCAACGTCGGCATAGCGAAACTGGGTGGCGACACCTTCAAGCTGGTCGACTGCGATGGGGCGTGGCCAGTAGGCTTCGAAACTGGCCTCGGCGATGGGGCGAGTGGTGCTTTGCTGGCCACCCTGTGGTGCGCCAAAGTCGGTTTCACTCCATGTTGCATAATGGGGAATGCTCTGGAGCAGGGCTTGGAGTTGTGGGATGGAGCGCGCATGGGCGAAGCGCTTTAAGTAGCCGCTGCGTGTGGTCCAATCGCTACGCCGGAGGTGTGCGGTGTTGCCGGCCCATACCATTAGGCTGGGCTGGGTATCTGCAATTGTGGTGAAAATATCGTAACCGCCACCGAGTGTCTGGTAGGGAGGCTCGAAGCCATCTTGGATGGCGTAATGGGCTCCGCCGACTGCGATTTTAAAATTGGGGGGTGGGCTGCGGTCGAAGTAGTTGGCCGGGCTGGTGAATTCTGCCGG
The nucleotide sequence above comes from Coraliomargarita algicola. Encoded proteins:
- a CDS encoding alkaline phosphatase D family protein yields the protein MYRIFSNCLLILSLITATTHASLVNGPMLSHLEMREAKIWVQADAPSTVRIAYAANGHEDSLVWSNPIETDTDNAHTAVATLDQIEPGQTYSYRVELNGELVSSPAEFTSPANYFDRSPPPNFKIAVGGAHYAIQDGFEPPYQTLGGGYDIFTTIADTQPSLMVWAGNTAHLRRSDWTTRSGYLKRFAHARSIPQLQALLQSIPHYATWSETDFGAPQGGQQSTTRPIAEASFEAYWPRPIAVDQLEGVATQFRYADVDFFMLDVRSYRNDTPDASTRIQILGQQQITWLRQALIQSTATFKVIIAGAPILNPADSRSNLSYAESEHTEFLQMLREERIAGLFFISGGKSYGELTRLVHANSYNLYDLTVGPLTARPGDNADELNFFRQPGSSTFERHFALIEFSGPEEERVLTIRVMSMEGNELWSRDIPASSLQPAN
- a CDS encoding SRPBCC family protein, yielding MPKLMIERSVVIEAPVELVYALVCDFQRWPEWSPWLSAEKDAALSFGDDGKSYAWDGAIVGRGEMRIQNAQVNESLQMQLSLLKPWKSQSAVSFRFSEENGGTRVVWRMEGSLPFFLFFMRPMMETLIGMDYERGLAMLKDLAELGAVPSTIELLPGQTRESCRYVGLVRTCSLAEMPDCMKTDFGRLQAFFEANQLSLSGGAFSIYSKWDLSKAEVEYSACFPVASKPDALPAEFVYREMPQVDAYVVEHTGAYRNLGNAWSAGMLRGRQKVFKQSKKVFPFEVYVTEIDSVPESEIVTRVYFPLA